One genomic segment of Bacteroides caccae includes these proteins:
- a CDS encoding HU family DNA-binding protein, protein MAQKYVVVERKNPLKPQEPAKFYAMARSNRRVDTDEVISRVSERSSYSIGELKGCITEFLLEMKNQLSLGNIVLLGDMGSFRVTIVTGNASETAEKFKAATCIKISRVRFHPGSMLLDMCKAMKYTQVKKGEGSEGDDVVVPDPDEDKGQTPDPSI, encoded by the coding sequence ATGGCACAGAAGTATGTCGTGGTAGAACGTAAAAATCCGTTAAAGCCACAAGAGCCGGCCAAGTTTTATGCAATGGCTCGTAGCAATCGCAGAGTGGATACAGACGAAGTTATCAGTCGTGTATCAGAGCGTTCCTCTTATTCTATCGGTGAGTTGAAAGGATGTATTACTGAGTTTCTGTTGGAAATGAAGAATCAGTTGTCATTGGGTAATATCGTCCTGCTTGGCGATATGGGGAGTTTCCGTGTAACGATTGTTACTGGTAATGCCAGCGAAACGGCAGAGAAATTCAAGGCGGCCACCTGTATCAAAATTTCCCGTGTCCGTTTTCATCCGGGAAGCATGCTTCTGGACATGTGTAAGGCAATGAAATATACACAAGTAAAGAAAGGTGAAGGAAGTGAAGGTGACGACGTTGTAGTACCTGATCCGGATGAAGACAAAGGACAAACACCGGACCCGAGCATATAA
- a CDS encoding GumC family protein yields the protein MKEELPNEKLREAEDMEIDIKELLFKCLIHWPWFVGTVVACLIAAYVYLYVATPVYNISATVLIKDDKKGGASNNVGGLDELGLSGLITSSQSIDNEIEVLRSKTLVKEVVNYLNLYVTYKDEDLIPSKELYKTSPVQVNMTPQEAEKLKKDIVVEMVVQPQGSLDVNVKMDDREIQKHFEKLPAILPTDRGTISFFQATDSIPVEGASSVQGARHITATISCPMNVARGYCGNLVIVPTSQTTSVVTVSLKNSSLRRGQDFINQLLEMYNRNTNNDKNEIAQKTAEFIDERIGIISKELGSTEADLETFKRDAGITDLSSDAQIALSGNAEYEKKQVENRTQISLVEDLKRYLSHSEYEVLPSNVGLKDAALATQIDRYNEMLIERKRLLRTSTESNPAIVNLDTSIRATKANVQATIEGTLQGLFITKADLDREAKRYMRRISDAPGQERRYVSIARQQEIKAGLYLMLLQKREENAIMLAATANNAKIIDEAIADDIPVFPKRGIIYLVALVLGFVIPVAVIFLIDLTKFRVEGHADVEKLTSVPIVGDIPLTNEKNAKDGSIAVFENQNNLMSETFRNIRTNIQFMLQNDRKVILVTSTVSGEGKSFTSANLAISLSLLGKKVVIVGLDIRKPGLNKVFSLSSKEKGITQYLSNPEMDLMSLVQPSDVNKNLFILPGGTVPPNPTELLARDGLDKAIDMLKNNFDYVILDTAPVGMVTDTLLIGRVADLSVYVCRADYTHKAEYTLINELSHEQKLPNLCTIINGVDLKKRKYGYYYGYGKYSKHYGYGKRYGYGYGYGQEK from the coding sequence ATGAAAGAGGAACTACCAAACGAGAAATTGCGCGAAGCGGAGGATATGGAAATAGATATTAAGGAACTGCTTTTCAAATGCCTGATCCACTGGCCTTGGTTCGTAGGAACGGTGGTGGCTTGTTTGATTGCCGCCTATGTTTATTTGTATGTTGCTACTCCTGTATATAACATTTCGGCTACGGTTCTGATAAAGGATGATAAGAAAGGAGGAGCCTCAAATAATGTGGGCGGTTTGGATGAACTGGGCCTTAGCGGATTAATCACTTCTTCGCAAAGTATAGATAACGAAATAGAGGTGCTGCGTTCCAAGACGCTTGTAAAAGAAGTTGTCAATTATCTGAATCTCTATGTGACTTATAAGGATGAAGATCTCATCCCTTCGAAAGAGTTGTACAAGACTTCTCCGGTGCAGGTAAACATGACTCCGCAAGAAGCGGAAAAGCTGAAAAAAGACATTGTTGTTGAAATGGTGGTACAGCCACAGGGCAGTTTGGATGTGAACGTGAAAATGGATGATAGGGAAATTCAGAAACATTTCGAAAAGTTGCCTGCCATTCTTCCTACTGACCGGGGAACGATTTCTTTCTTTCAGGCTACTGATTCTATCCCTGTGGAGGGGGCTTCTTCAGTTCAGGGCGCACGGCATATCACAGCTACCATTAGCTGTCCCATGAATGTGGCAAGAGGATATTGTGGAAATTTAGTTATCGTACCTACCTCGCAAACGACTTCTGTGGTAACGGTTTCCTTGAAGAATTCCAGCTTGCGTCGCGGACAGGATTTTATCAATCAGTTGCTGGAGATGTATAATCGCAACACGAATAATGACAAGAATGAGATTGCGCAGAAAACGGCGGAGTTTATCGATGAACGCATTGGCATTATCTCAAAGGAACTGGGGAGCACGGAAGCTGACCTGGAAACTTTCAAGCGTGACGCGGGAATAACGGATTTGAGCAGTGACGCGCAAATCGCTTTATCCGGTAATGCCGAATATGAGAAGAAGCAGGTGGAAAACCGTACTCAGATCAGCCTGGTGGAGGATTTGAAGAGGTATTTAAGTCATAGTGAATATGAAGTGTTACCGAGCAATGTCGGCTTGAAGGACGCGGCCCTTGCCACGCAGATCGACCGTTATAATGAGATGCTCATTGAACGTAAGCGTCTGCTCCGCACTTCTACGGAGAGCAATCCGGCTATCGTCAATTTGGATACCAGTATCCGTGCGACGAAGGCGAATGTGCAGGCTACCATTGAAGGCACGCTCCAAGGGCTGTTTATAACCAAAGCTGATCTGGACCGCGAAGCCAAACGCTATATGCGTCGTATCAGTGACGCTCCGGGGCAGGAACGCCGGTATGTGAGTATAGCCCGTCAGCAGGAAATAAAGGCCGGATTGTACTTGATGTTGTTGCAGAAGCGTGAAGAGAATGCCATCATGCTGGCTGCCACTGCCAATAATGCGAAGATAATAGATGAAGCAATCGCTGATGATATTCCGGTATTTCCCAAGCGCGGTATTATTTATTTGGTTGCATTGGTCTTGGGATTTGTGATCCCTGTTGCCGTTATCTTCCTGATTGACCTGACGAAGTTCAGGGTCGAAGGCCATGCGGATGTGGAGAAACTGACGAGTGTTCCGATTGTGGGTGATATCCCATTGACTAATGAGAAGAACGCCAAAGACGGTTCTATCGCCGTATTCGAGAACCAGAATAACCTGATGAGCGAAACTTTCCGTAACATCCGGACGAATATCCAGTTTATGCTTCAGAATGACAGGAAAGTAATCCTTGTGACTTCAACGGTCAGCGGTGAAGGTAAATCTTTCACTTCGGCTAATCTGGCTATCAGCCTGTCTCTTTTGGGGAAGAAAGTTGTGATTGTAGGTCTTGATATCCGTAAGCCGGGATTGAACAAGGTTTTTAGTCTTTCGAGCAAGGAGAAAGGTATAACTCAATATCTGTCCAATCCGGAAATGGATCTGATGAGTCTTGTGCAACCGTCCGATGTGAATAAGAACCTGTTTATTCTTCCGGGCGGAACCGTTCCTCCTAATCCGACGGAATTGTTGGCTCGTGATGGCTTGGATAAAGCTATTGATATGCTCAAGAACAATTTTGATTATGTAATTCTGGATACAGCTCCTGTCGGTATGGTTACCGATACTTTATTGATAGGGCGTGTGGCTGATTTGTCGGTATACGTATGTCGTGCCGACTATACTCATAAAGCGGAATATACATTGATCAATGAGTTGTCTCATGAACAGAAGTTGCCTAATCTTTGTACTATTATTAATGGAGTAGACCTGAAGAAAAGAAAATATGGCTATTATTATGGCTATGGTAAGTATAGCAAACATTACGGCTATGGCAAACGGTATGGGTATGGCTATGGTTATGGGCAGGAAAAATAA
- a CDS encoding polysaccharide biosynthesis/export family protein: protein MNKFFLIVLLAFVMTGCQSYKKVPYLQDAEAVSHGVQNEQLYDAKIMPKDLLTIVVSCTSPELAAPFNLTVATQGNVASNYTTAQPVLQQYLVDNEGKINFPVLGELHVGGLTKKATEQMIVEKLKPYIKEIPIVTVRMVNYKISVIGEVARPGTFTISNEKVNLLEALAMAGDMTVYGLRDDIKLIREDANGRQEIVTLDLNKAETILSPYYWLQQNDIIYVTPNKAKARNSDIGSSTSLWFSATSILISIASLLYNILR from the coding sequence ATGAATAAATTCTTTTTAATTGTATTGCTGGCTTTTGTGATGACTGGCTGTCAGTCTTATAAAAAAGTCCCCTATCTGCAGGATGCAGAGGCCGTATCGCATGGAGTTCAGAACGAACAGCTGTATGATGCGAAGATAATGCCTAAAGACTTGTTGACCATTGTGGTGTCATGTACCAGTCCTGAATTGGCAGCTCCTTTCAATCTGACAGTTGCTACACAGGGTAATGTTGCTTCGAACTATACAACCGCTCAGCCGGTTCTGCAGCAATATCTGGTGGATAATGAAGGAAAGATAAACTTCCCGGTATTGGGTGAACTCCATGTGGGAGGGTTGACAAAGAAGGCAACGGAACAAATGATTGTAGAAAAGTTGAAGCCTTATATAAAGGAAATTCCTATTGTGACTGTCCGCATGGTGAATTATAAGATTTCAGTGATCGGCGAAGTTGCCCGTCCCGGCACTTTTACTATCTCGAATGAGAAAGTAAACTTATTGGAAGCATTGGCCATGGCAGGAGATATGACCGTATATGGACTGCGTGATGACATTAAATTAATAAGGGAGGACGCTAACGGCAGACAGGAGATTGTAACCTTGGATTTGAACAAGGCAGAGACGATTCTTTCACCTTACTACTGGTTACAACAGAATGATATTATTTATGTCACTCCCAACAAGGCCAAGGCCCGTAATTCGGACATCGGAAGCAGTACCAGCCTGTGGTTCTCCGCCACTTCTATCCTGATTTCCATTGCCAGTCTATTGTATAACATTTTAAGATAA
- a CDS encoding DUF4248 domain-containing protein, which yields MEEVKFYVRCYDKIELARMYFPNLSNPVSVAKLRRWMRNCMPLMEELMAGDFHPKMKMFSAREVRLIVRYLGEPDGYVFMHEHADVK from the coding sequence ATGGAAGAAGTAAAATTTTATGTGAGATGCTATGATAAGATTGAGTTGGCGAGAATGTATTTCCCGAATTTGAGTAATCCCGTATCTGTAGCAAAGCTCCGTCGTTGGATGCGTAATTGTATGCCCTTAATGGAGGAACTTATGGCAGGAGATTTTCATCCGAAAATGAAAATGTTCAGTGCGCGGGAAGTCAGGCTTATCGTACGTTATTTGGGGGAACCGGACGGATACGTTTTCATGCATGAACATGCGGATGTAAAATGA
- a CDS encoding smalltalk protein, whose product MKKSVWKQILQIFITVATSIISALGVTSGVAHI is encoded by the coding sequence ATGAAAAAATCAGTTTGGAAACAAATTTTACAAATCTTTATCACGGTAGCCACTTCAATCATCTCTGCCTTGGGGGTAACCTCTGGTGTAGCCCATATCTAA
- a CDS encoding N-acetylmuramoyl-L-alanine amidase, with the protein MKELKEFSSEEEYVPRSIQYIVVHCSATRANIPFTEEQLLKCHLQRGFKCIGYHFYITRDGELHHCRPVSEPGAHVRGFNRHSIGICYEGGLDENGYPADTRTQAQRFTLLDLLTILRHQYPKAQILGHYQLSASIHKACPCFDCRKEYAEL; encoded by the coding sequence ATGAAAGAGTTAAAAGAATTTTCTTCAGAAGAAGAATATGTGCCACGAAGCATTCAATATATTGTAGTACATTGCAGCGCTACGCGTGCCAACATCCCCTTTACAGAAGAACAATTACTCAAATGCCATTTGCAACGTGGTTTCAAATGCATCGGATATCATTTTTATATCACCAGGGACGGAGAACTTCATCACTGCCGTCCGGTATCAGAGCCGGGTGCGCATGTGCGAGGCTTTAACCGGCACAGCATAGGCATTTGCTATGAAGGCGGACTGGATGAAAATGGATACCCGGCAGACACTAGGACCCAGGCGCAGCGTTTTACACTACTCGATCTGTTAACTATACTCAGGCATCAGTATCCGAAAGCACAAATCCTGGGGCATTATCAACTTAGTGCTTCGATTCATAAAGCCTGTCCTTGTTTTGACTGTCGAAAAGAATATGCAGAATTATAA